TATTTTGCAGGGCTGCGATCAGCATCGCTACCGGGCATTATAAAGAAGGACTGCTGCAATTGGAGAACGCCCTGCAGGACTCTCCCAAGCAACTGAAAAAAATGCTGGCGATCGATCCAACCCTACTCCATCATCCCGGGGTGCTGGAACTGGTGAACCAGTATAAACCAGTGAGAAAAAGAAATAAATAATTTACCGGAAATAGGACAAAAAGCGCTTATGCCCATGGGTATAAGCGCTTTTTTTACAAGTAAACAGTACTCATAATTAATAACTTAGCAGATAAAGACTTGCGTTTTTCAATAGAAATTACTTATTTGGGGCCTGTTTGCCGGGAATGTGTTAATTTCGCGCCGGTTTATATATAGCTATTATTTATCTTGGGTAAGTTACTATTCCATACCGCAACAAAAACTGACCAACGTGCGTTCCGGCTGTCGGCCAAGACTGTATGCTGGAGTGCCTACCAAGAAGACGATAAAAATGTTTCAAATGAATTTTAATCTGACACAAATTCCAGAGCGTACGACGAAACCGCGTAATTATGGCCTGACCATGGTAATGGACAAAGGCCTGAGCCTGCAGGAAGCAAAGAACTTCTTATCGATTGCTGCTCCGCACGTTGATATCTTAAAGCTGGGATTTGGTACATCATTCGTGACGCCGAACCTGCGCGAAAAGATTGAGGTGTATCAGGCGGCTAATATCCCTGTTTATTTCGGGGGCACTTTATTTGAAGCATTCCTTATCCGTAACCAGATTGACGACTTTATCAGCGTGATCAAGGATTATGGTATTAAGCATGTTGAGGTTTCCGACGGTTCTATCACGATTCCGCATGCTGAAAAGTGTGGGTATATCGAAAAGCTGGCCAAGATCTCAACAGTACTGAGCGAAGTTGGTTCCAAAGACGCTGAGCACATTATTCCTCCTTATAAATGGATCGAGCTTATGAACGCTGAGCTGAGCGCTGGTGCCAGCTACGTGATCGCTGAAGCAAGAGAAAGCGGCAACGTGGGCATCTACCGCGGATCCGGCGAAGTAAGAGAAGGCCTGGTACAGGAAATCCTGACCCAGGTACCCTCTGAAAAAATCATCTGGGAAGCTCCTCAGAAAGCACAACAGCTGTACTTCCTGGAACTGATTGGTTGCAATGTAAACCTCGGTAACCTGGCCCCATCCGAAGTGATCGCACTCGAAGCTATGAGAGTAGGTCTGAGAGGTGATACTTTCCACCTGTACTTAGATAAAGCATAAGTAGTGATGAAGGTGTATGGTCTGATAGGATACCCGCTAAGTCATTCTTTTTCCAAAGGTTTCTTTGCGGAAAAGTTTGCCAGGGAAGGTATTCAGGGATGTGTATATGACAGTTTTTCCCTGCCGGCTATTACAGCGTTAGCTGACCTGATAGCAAAGTATGGAACGGAACTGAATGGACTGAACGTAACCATTCCCTACAAGGAAGCAGTCATCCCTTACCTGGATGAACTAAGTCCTGCAGCAGCCAAAATGAAAGCGGTAAACTGTATCCGTTTCATCAATGGCCGCAAGATCGGACATAATACCGATGCCATTGGCTTCAGGCGTTCCCTGGAACCTTTGCTGCTACCTCATCATAACAAAGCACTGGTATTGGGAACCGGTGGCGCTGCCAAAGCGGTACAATATGTACTGGAAGCCCTGAACATCCCATACCAGCTGGTAAGCAGGCAGGCGGGTGCTCATAGTATTGCTTATGAGAACATCACTGCCGAAGTAATTGCAACACATACCCTGATCATCAATACAACGCCGCTGGGCATGTATCCTAATGTAGATGCAGCGCCGGCATTGCCTTATGACCTGATGAATGAAAAGCATTTATTGTACGATCTGGTTTATAACCCGGCTATCACCACCTTTTTACAGAAAGGTGCCGACGGGGGAGCAAGGATCAAGAATGGACATGAGATGCTGATTTTACAGGCAGAAGCAAGTTGGGAGATCTGGAATGAAACAGTATAAATTAAAGAGCGTATTCCTGAATTCAAGGAGAATGCCGGGTAAAAACGAGCAGCAAAACTCTTTTAAATAAAACATTCATGAAAGAGGTAATTCACCAACGGGCATGAAAACTATTTTTAGAAAAAAAAGCCGGCAATCGTCAGATTGCCGGCTTTTTTTATGCATGTAAATTACGCAACCTTAATGGTGTAGTATACGCAGGTCGTAAAGAAATTGCGCACAAAAGGCACTGCCGCCACAGGAGCAAACTGCTTTCTTGGCTTGAGCCCGAATTTATACTTGTAAATAGGATTGATCAGGTAAAACTGCTTTTTAGAGATCTGGTATCCCTGTTTCTTCACAATCTTCTCAAATCTTTCGATCGAGATCCCTGTATCCTTAATTTCCATCAGTTCATCAATGATACCCTGTGGTTCACCAAATGCACGCAGTAAGCCTTTGTACAGGAAGTTGGGCAACAGGTGAATATAAGGCATCATATTCAGCACCTTGTTCTGGCAGGTCTGCTGGTGCCCGCCATGTGGCATATACCAGGGAGGAAAGCCAAAGTATACCTGTCCCCTTGGGGTAAGCAGGTTTTTCAGGTAGCCAATGATCTTCGACTGATCTGGAATGTGCTCAATGGCATCTTTGAGGATGATGAGGTCGAAAGAATGTTTGAACTCTCCCAGAAAATCAACGTCATAAATATTCTTGTTGATTAGCTGCATTTGACCGGCATCTACATATTGCTTCAGGAATTCATGCCCCAGCGCAATTTTGTCGTCGGAGAGGTCTACACCCACACAATGACATCCTCTTTCCAGGAAAGGAATAAGTACGCCGCCTTCACCACAGCCGATTTCCATGATCCGGAGATCCGGGGTGACGGGCATCGCAGTCTCTATGAAAGGCAGGACGTAGTGTACGGAGTTATCAACTTGCTGCTGATACCTAACGTCTGCATTACCGTGTTGTATTAACGACATATGTTTTGAAAATTGTGTGAAAATAGTAAAATATCTTTGCGGCATGAACCAACAAGAAAAAAATAAATATGAAGAAGGACAGGTGATACTGATTAACAAGCCCCTGACCTGGACTTCTTTTGATGTGGTGCGTAAAATCAGGAATACTACAAAAGCTAAGACTGGCCATGCCGGCACGCTGGATCCGCTCGCTACCGGTCTGCTCATTTGCTGTACAGGTAAGATGACGAAAAAGATCAACGAAGTGCAGGCACAGGAAAAAGAATATACAGGTACATTTACCCTGGGAGCTGTGACACCTACTTACGACCTGGAATCGGAGCCGACAGATTTTAAACCACTGGATGCACTGACGCCGGAGAGCATTCATGCAGCGACCAGACAATTCATTGGTGAATTGCAGCAATTGCCACCCATACACTCAGCTATCAAGCAAAATGGGAAACCTATTTATGAGCTGGCTCGTAAAGGAGTGGAAGTGAAGGTGGAACCAAGGAAAATTTTCATCAAGACGTTTGAGATTACTTCGATAGCATTGCCGGTGGTGCATTTCAGGGTAGAGTGTAGTACGGGAACTTATATACGTTCACTGGCAAATGATTTTGGTGCAGCGCTGGGTGTAGGTGGCTATATGAGTAGCCTGTGCAGAACGAGGATAGGGGAGTTTAAGCTGGAGGATGCTTATACAATGGAGGATTTTATTGAGAAAGTGAAGAACGAGACACGCTAAAAATATTAACGGGTTTTTGCGGTAAGCAAAAACCCGTTAATATTTTAAAACGGATAACCAATCGCCACATTCCAGATAATATTTTTCCTTCTCCAGGCACCACTTCCCAGATCCCATTCACTCAAATACCAACCATCTTTATTCCCTGTAAAATAAGGCACCTTCACCGGCACACCCCAATCCACACGTATCAGGAAGAATGAGAAATCCAATCTCAAACCAGCACCCGTACCGATAGCCAGATCATGATACAGCTTATTCAGCCTGAACTCAGAACCCCCACGCAGCGTATCTTTCTTCATCATCCAGATATTACCCATATCCAGGAATGTAGCCCCCTTCAGGTTCACAGTTCCATTGAAAAGACGCAATAAATCAAACCGGTATTCAATATTTCCTTCCAGCTTCATATCACCCGTCTGATCCGGGAAAGTGCTGGCAGTTTCAGAACTGTCTTTAAATGTACCAGGACCCAGGGTACGCAGTCTCCATGCACGGATACTATTCGGACCACCTGCTGTAAACTGGCGGATATAAGGCATTACATCTGACTTACCATAAGGAAT
This window of the Chitinophaga sancti genome carries:
- a CDS encoding phosphosulfolactate synthase produces the protein MNFNLTQIPERTTKPRNYGLTMVMDKGLSLQEAKNFLSIAAPHVDILKLGFGTSFVTPNLREKIEVYQAANIPVYFGGTLFEAFLIRNQIDDFISVIKDYGIKHVEVSDGSITIPHAEKCGYIEKLAKISTVLSEVGSKDAEHIIPPYKWIELMNAELSAGASYVIAEARESGNVGIYRGSGEVREGLVQEILTQVPSEKIIWEAPQKAQQLYFLELIGCNVNLGNLAPSEVIALEAMRVGLRGDTFHLYLDKA
- a CDS encoding shikimate dehydrogenase family protein, whose product is MKVYGLIGYPLSHSFSKGFFAEKFAREGIQGCVYDSFSLPAITALADLIAKYGTELNGLNVTIPYKEAVIPYLDELSPAAAKMKAVNCIRFINGRKIGHNTDAIGFRRSLEPLLLPHHNKALVLGTGGAAKAVQYVLEALNIPYQLVSRQAGAHSIAYENITAEVIATHTLIINTTPLGMYPNVDAAPALPYDLMNEKHLLYDLVYNPAITTFLQKGADGGARIKNGHEMLILQAEASWEIWNETV
- a CDS encoding class I SAM-dependent methyltransferase produces the protein MSLIQHGNADVRYQQQVDNSVHYVLPFIETAMPVTPDLRIMEIGCGEGGVLIPFLERGCHCVGVDLSDDKIALGHEFLKQYVDAGQMQLINKNIYDVDFLGEFKHSFDLIILKDAIEHIPDQSKIIGYLKNLLTPRGQVYFGFPPWYMPHGGHQQTCQNKVLNMMPYIHLLPNFLYKGLLRAFGEPQGIIDELMEIKDTGISIERFEKIVKKQGYQISKKQFYLINPIYKYKFGLKPRKQFAPVAAVPFVRNFFTTCVYYTIKVA
- the truB gene encoding tRNA pseudouridine(55) synthase TruB, whose protein sequence is MNQQEKNKYEEGQVILINKPLTWTSFDVVRKIRNTTKAKTGHAGTLDPLATGLLICCTGKMTKKINEVQAQEKEYTGTFTLGAVTPTYDLESEPTDFKPLDALTPESIHAATRQFIGELQQLPPIHSAIKQNGKPIYELARKGVEVKVEPRKIFIKTFEITSIALPVVHFRVECSTGTYIRSLANDFGAALGVGGYMSSLCRTRIGEFKLEDAYTMEDFIEKVKNETR